One genomic segment of Mastomys coucha isolate ucsf_1 unplaced genomic scaffold, UCSF_Mcou_1 pScaffold22, whole genome shotgun sequence includes these proteins:
- the Ankrd11 gene encoding ankyrin repeat domain-containing protein 11 isoform X3 yields the protein MPKGGCSKTPQQEDFSLSNDMVEKQTGKKDKDKVSLTKTPKLDRSDGGKEVRERATKRKLPFTVGANGEQKDSDTEKQGPERKRIKKEPVARKSGLLFGMGLSGIRAGYPLSERQQVALLMQMTAEESANSPVDTTPKHPSQSTVCQKGTPNSASKTKDKVNKRNERGETRLHRAAIRGDARRIKELISEGADVNVKDFAGWTALHEACNRGYYDIAKQLLAAGAEVNTKGLDDDTPLHDAANNGHYKVVKLLLRYGGNPQQSNRKGETPLKVANSPTMVNLLLGKGTYTSSEESSTESSEEEDAPSFAPSSSVDGNNTDSEFEKGLKLKAKNPEPQKTVTPVKDEYEFDEDDEQDRVPPVDDKHLLKKDYRKEAKSNSFVSIPKMEVKSYSKNNTLAPKKAAHRILSDTSDEEDVSVSIGAGEKLRLSAHTMLPSSKARESSSSRQQKEKNKLKKKRKKETKGKEVRFGKRSDKFCSSGSESESSESEEDDGDSVGSSSCLKGSPLVLKDPSLFSSLSASSTSSHGSAVAQKHSSGHTEQHTKHWRTDNWKTVSSPAWSEVSSLSADSSRTGLTSESDCSSEGSSVESLKPTRRKQEHRKRGGLQSVPPEKRSSFHPCTDGAVPKLDKEGKVVKKHKTKHKHKNKEKGQCSVSQELKLKSFTYEYEDSKQKSDKAILLENDISTENKLKVLKHDRDHFKKEDKLGKLKPEDKEWLFKDEKVLKRIKDANKDISRAFREEKDRPSKTERERATKDKSPKEEKLRLYKEERKKKSKDRPSKLEKKNDMKEDKVSKEKEKAFKEDKEKLKKEKLYREDTAFDDYCNKSQFLDHEDTKFSLSDDQQERWFSDLSDSSFDFKGEDSWDSVTDYRDIKSDSVAKLILETVKEDNKEKKRDSKTREKRDFRDSFFRKRDRDCLDKNSEKRRDQTEKHKSIPSYLSEKDKKRRESAEGGRDRRDTLEGSRERRDGRIRSEEMHREDLKECGCESAFKDKSDCDFPKNLEPWERPHAAREKEKKDALEKERKEKGRAEKYKDKSSERERSEKSILEKCQKDKEFEKCFKEKKDGKEKHKDMHSKDRKASFDQLREKKEKVFSSIISEDFSERKDDRKGKEKSWYIADIFTDESEDEKEECVASSFKAGEAGDTQRVESLPEKEDGREHPADRHRKSSSDRQHPEKPRDKELKEKKKDRGASEGGKDKKEKMEKIFEKHKEKKDKECAEKYKDRKDRVSVDSAQEKKNKQKLPEKVEKKHFVEDKAKSKHKEKPEKEHSRERKSSRGPDVEKSLLEKLEEEALHDYREDSNDKISEVSSDSFADHGQEPSLSTLLEVSFSEPPAEDKARESTCLSEKLREKERHRHSSSSSKKSHERERAKKEKAEKKEKSEDYKDGISSVRKDTSQYEKDFLDAEAYGVSYTTKADIEEELDKAIELFSSEKKDRNDSEREPAKKIEKELKPYGSSTISILKEKKKREKHREKWREEKEKHRDKHIDGFLRHHKDEPKPTAKDKDNPPNSFKEKSRDESLKLSETKLKDKFKENTEREKGDSIKMSNGNDKLLPSRDSSKKDSRPREKLLGDGDLMMTSFERMLSQKDLEIEERHKRHKERMKQIEKMRHRSGDPKLKEKKPTDDGRKKSLDFPSKKALGLDKKVKEPAPMLPTGESKPHSGPGTESKDWLAGQPLKEVLPASPRTEQGRPTGVPTPTSVVSCPSYEEVMHTPRTPSCSADDYPDLVFDCTDSQHSMPVSTTSTSACSPPFFDRFSVASSVVSENAGQTPTRPISTNLYRSISVDIRRTPEEEFSVGDKLFRQQSVPAPSSFDSPVQHLMEEKTPLPPVPAEKFACLSPGYYSPDYGIPSPKVDTLHCPPTTVVSATPPPDSVFSNLPPKSSPSPRGELLTPAIEGALPPDLGLPLDATEDQQATAAILPPEPSYLEPLDEGPFNTVITEEPVEWTHTAAEQALSSNLIASASENPVSWPVGSELMLKSPQRFAESPKHFCPGESLHSTTTGPFSAAEPTYPVSPGSYPMPAPEPALEEVKDGGTGAISVAISAAEGAAPYAAPTRLESFFSNCKSHPDAPLDTAPEPTGVTTVAQVEALGPLEGSFLDSNHSISTLSQVEPVSWHEAFTSPEDDLDLGPFSLPELPLQAKDSSDVEAEAAEASPVTPVESPPGPTGVLSGGDVPAPAAEEPPAPPPQEASPQLSTEPEPSEEPKLDVVLEATVETEVLADDSAPVASISSLVPAPSPPEQHPSGGGDEETEAEDPSAPCCAPDEPTTDGLAQTHNSAEATCVVAVAEGPPGNAQPEATDPEPKPTSEVPKTPKVEEVPQRMTRNRAQMLASQSKQGIPATEKDPMPAPASRAKGRASEEEDAQAQHPRKRRFQRSSQQLQQQLNTSTQQTREVIQQTLAAIVDAIKLDAIEPYHSDRSNPYFEYLQIRKKIEEKRKILCCITPQAPQCYAEYVTYTGSYLLDGKPLSKLHIPVIAPPPSLAEPLKELFKQQEAVRGKLRLQHSIEREKLIVSCEQEILRVHCRAARTIANQAVPFSACTMLLDSEVYNMPLESQGDENKSVRDRFNARQFISWLQDVDDKYDRMKTCLLMRQQHEAAALNAVQRMEWQLKAQELDPAGHKSLCVNEVPSFYVPMVDVNDDFVLLPA from the exons GATAAAGATAAAGTTTCTCTAACCAAGACTCCAAAGCTGGACCGCagtgatggagggaaggaggtgaGAGAACGAGCCACCAAGCGGAAGCTGCCCTTCACTGTGGGGGCCAATGGAGAGCAGAAAGACTCGGACACAG AGAAGCAGGGTCCTGAGCGGAAGAGGATCAAGAAGGAGCCTGTTGCCCGAAAGTCCGGGCTGTTGTTCGGCATGGGGCTGTCTGGGATCCGAGCTGGATACCCTCTCTCTGAGCGTCAGCAGGTGGCTCTGCTCATGCAGATGACTGCTGAGGAGTCTGCAAATAGTCCAG TAGACACAACACCAAAGCACCCTTCCCAGTCTACAGTGTGTCAGAAGGGAACCCccaactctgcctcaaaaaccaaagatAAGGTAAACAAGAGAAATGAACGAGGAGAGACACGCCTGCACCGAGCAGCTATCCGAGGTGATGCCCGGCGCATCAAGGAGCTCATCAGTGAGGGCGCAGATGTGAACGTCAAGGACTTTGCAG GCTGGACTGCACTGCACGAGGCGTGTAACCGGGGCTATTACGACATTGCCAAGCAGCTGTTAGCCGCTGGTGCAGAGGTGAACACCAAGGGCCTGGATGATGACACGCCTTTGCACGATGCCGCCAACAACGGGCACTACAAG GTGGTGAAGTTGTTGTTACGGTATGGCGGAAATCCTcaacaaagcaacagaaaaggcGAGACACCGTTGAAAGTAGCCAATTCCCCAACGATGGTGAATCTCCTGTTAGGCAAAGGCACATACACTTCCAGTGAGGAGAGCTCTACTG AGAGCTCTGAAGAAGAGGACGCCCCATCTTTTGCACCTTCTAGCTCCGTCGATGGCAATAACACAGACTCTGAGTTTGAGAAAGGCCTCAAGCTTAAGGCTAAGAACCCAGAGCCCCAGAAAACGGTGACCCCTGTCAAGGACGAGTATGAGTTTGATGAGGATGACGAGCAGGACAGGGTCCCTCCAGTGGATGACAAGCACCTGCTGAAGAAAGACTATAGGAAAGAAGCTAAGTCCAACAGCTTCGTTTCAATACCCAAAATGGAAGTGAAGAGTTACTCAAAAAACAACACGCTTGCACCAAAGAAGGCAGCCCATCGCATCCTGTCAGACACATCAGATGAGGAGGATGTGAGTGTTtccataggggctggagagaaactgAGGTTGTCAGCACACACAATGCTACCTAGTAGTAAGGCACGAGAGTCTTCTAGTTCTaggcagcaaaaagaaaaaaataaattgaaaaagaagCGAAAGAAAGAAACGAAAGGGAAAGAAGTTCGGTTTGGGAAGAGGAGTGACAAGTTCTGTTCCTCTGGGTCAGAGAGTGAGTCCTCAGAGAGTGAGGAGGATGACGGGGACTCTGTGGGGAGCTCAAGCTGCCTCAAGGGGTCCCCGCTGGTGCTGAAGGACCCTTCCCTGTTCAGCTCACTGTCTGCCTCCTCCACCTCATCGCATGGTAGTGCTGTGGCCCAGAAACACAGCTCTGGCCACACTGAGCAGCACACTAAGCACTGGCGCACTGACAACTGGAAAACCGTTTCTTCTCCAGCCTGGTCTGAGGTGAGTTCTTTGTCAGCAGACTCCTCAAGGACGGGACTGACCAGTGAGTCTGACTGCTCCTCCGAGGGCTCCAGTGTGGAATCTCTGAAGCCTACAAGGAGGAAGCAGGAACACCGAAAAAGGGGTGGCCTGCAGAGCGTGCCACCAGAGAAGAGAAGCTCCTTCCACCCCTGTACAGATGGAGCTGTCCCCAAGCTAGACAAGGAAGGGAAAGTagtcaaaaaacacaaaacaaaacacaaacacaaaaacaaggaGAAAGGACAATGTTCCGTCAGCCAAGAACTTAAACTGAAAAGCTTTACATACGAATATGAGGACTCCAAGCAAaagtcagataaggccatccttttaGAGAATGACATTTCCACTGAAAATAAGTTGAAAGTATTGAAACACGACAGAGACCATTTTAAGAAAGAAGATAAACTTGGTAAGCTGAAGCCGGAGGATAAAGAGTGGCTCTTTAAGGACGAGAAAGTGCTGAAGAGGATCAAGGATGCGAACAAAGACATCAGCAGAGCTTTCCGGGAAGAGAAAGACCGTCCCAgtaaaacagagagggagagggccaCAAAGGACAAGTCTCCTAAGGAAGAAAAACTGAGACTgtacaaagaggaaaggaagaaaaagtccaAAGACCGACCTTCCAAACTAGAAAAGAAGAACGACATGAAAGAGGACAAGGTCtccaaggagaaggaaaaggccttcaaagaggacaaagagaaactcaaaaaggaaaagCTGTACAGGGAGGACACTGCTTTTGATGACTATTGTAACAAAAGTCAGTTTTTGGACCATGAGGACACCAAGTTCAGCCTCTCTGATGATCAACAAGAGAGGTGGTTTTCTGACCTGTCTGATTCCTCTTTTGATTTCAAAGGAGAGGACAGCTGGGACTCAGTGACAGACTATAGAGACATCAAGAGTGACTCGGTGGCCAAGCTTATCTTGGAAACTGTCAAAGAAGACAATAAGGAAAAGAAGCGCGACAGCAAAACCCGGGAGAAGCGGGATTTCAGAGACTCCTTCTTCCGAAAGAGGGACAGGGACTGTCTGGACAAGAATTCTGAGAAAAGGAGAGACCAAACAGAAAAGCATAAAAGCATCCCCAGCTATCTCTctgagaaagacaagaaaaggcGAGAGTCTGCAGAAGGGGGCCGGGACAGGAGGGATACCCTAGAGGGCTCCCGGGAGCGGAGGGATGGGCGGATTCGGTCTGAAGAGATGCACAGGGAGGACCTAAAGGAGTGCGGGTGTGAGAGCGCTTTCAAGGACAAGTCAGACTGTGACTTCCCCAAGAACCTGGAGCCCTGGGAACGGCCCCATGCAGCacgggaaaaagagaaaaaggatgccctagaaaaggagaggaaggaaaagggcagGGCAGAGAAGTACAAAGATAAgtccagtgagagagagagaagcgaaAAGTCTATCCTCGAGAAGtgtcagaaagacaaagaatttgaaaaatgctttaaagagaagaaagatggcaAGGAAAAGCATAAAGACATGCACAGCAAAGACAGAAAAGCATCCTTTGACCaactgagagagaagaaagagaaggtgtTCTCTAGCATCATCTCCGAGGACTTCTCAGAGAGGAAGGACgacaggaagggaaaggagaagagctGGTATATCGCAGACATATTTACAGATGAGAGCGAGGACGAGAAGGAGGAGTGCGTGGCCAGCAGCTTCAAGGCTGGAGAGGCCGGTGACACACAGCGAGTGGAGAGCCTCCCGGAGAAGGAGGATGGAAGAGAACACCCCGCAGATAGGCACAGGAAGTCCTCTTCTGACAGGCAGCACCCAGAAAAGCCAAGAGACAAAGAGctcaaggaaaagaagaaggacaGAGGAGCTTCGGAAGGGGGAAAggacaagaaggaaaaaatggaaaagatcTTTGAGaagcataaagaaaagaaagataaagagtGTGCAGAGAAATACAAGGACAGGAAAGACAGAGTCTCGGTTGACTCtgcccaagaaaagaaaaacaaacagaagctccCCGAAAAGGTAGAAAAGAAGCACTTTGTTGAAGACAAGGCAAAGAGTAAACACAaggagaagccagagaaggagcACTCCCGGGAGAGAAAGTCCTCACGAGGCCCTGATGTGGAGAAGAGCCTGctggagaagctggaggaggaggcTCTGCATGACTACCGGGAAGACTCTAATGATAAGATCAGCGAGGTCTCCTCAGACAGCTTTGCTGACCATGGCCAGGAGCCCAGCCTGAGCACACTCCTGGAAGTATCCTTCTCTGAGCCCCCAGCAGAGGACAAGGCCAGGGAAAGCACCTGCCTCTCAGAGAaattgagagagaaggaaaggcacCGGcattcctcatcctcctctaAGAAAAGCCATGAGCGTGAGAGAGCcaagaaggaaaaggcagaaaagaaggagaagagtgaAGACTACAAGGATGGCATCAGTAGCGTCAGGAAGGACACCAGCCAGTACGAGAAAGACTTCCTGGATGCAGAGGCTTATGGGGTTTCTTACACCACAAAAGCTGACATAGAAGAGGAGCTAGATAAGGCTATTGAattgttctcttcagaaaagaaagacagaaatgattCTGAAAGAGAACCTgccaagaaaatagaaaaagaactaaaGCCATATGGGTCGAGTACCATCAGCATcttaaaggagaagaagaagagagagaagcatagggagaaatggagggaagaaaaggagaaacacagGGACAAGCATATAGACGGGTTCCTAAGACATCACAAGGATGAGCCAAAGCCTACAGCCAAAGACAAGGACAACCCTCCCAACTCCTTTAAGGAGAAGTCCAGAGATGAAAGCCTGAAGCTCAGTGAGACCAAGCTGAAGGATAAGTTTAAGGAGAACACAGAGCGAGAAAAGGGCGACTCCATAAAGATGAGCAATGGGAACGACAAGCTTCTGCCATCCAGAGACTCAAGCAAGAAAGACAGCCGACCCCGGGAGAAGCTCCTGGGAGATGGTGACCTCATGATGACAAGTTTTGAGAGGATGCTGTCCCAGAAAGATCTTGAGATTGAGGAGCGGCACAAACGACACAAGGAGCGCATGAAGCAGATCGAGAAGATGCGGCATAGGTCTGGAGACCCCAAGCTCAAAGAGAAGAAGCCCACGGATGACGGGCGCAAGAAGAGCCTAGACTTTCCTTCCAAGAAAGCTCTGGGGCTGGACAAAAAGGTCAAGGAGCCAGCTCCCATGCTGCCCACTGGTGAAAGCAAGCCACACTCTGGACCAGGTACAGAGTCCAAAGACTGGCTGGCTGGACAGCCCTTGAAGGAGGTTCTGCCTGCTTCACCCCGTACTGAGCAGGGCCGACCCACTGGGGTACCCACACCCACCTCAGTAGTGTCATGCCCCAGCTATGAAGAGGTGATGCACACACCCAGAACCCCATCCTGCAGTGCTGATGATTACCCTGACCTGGTGTTTGACTGCACTGACTCCCAGCACTCGATGCCTGTCTCCACCACATCCACCAGCGCCTGCTCTCCACCCTTTTTTGACAGGTTTTCTGTGGCTTCCAGTGTGGTTTCAGAAAATGCGGGCCAGACACCCACCAGGCCTATCTCCACGAACCTTTATCGCTCGATATCTGTGGATATCAGAAGGACACCTGAAGAGGAATTCAGTGTTGGGGACAAGCTGTTCAGGCAACAGAGTGTCCCTGCACCCTCTAGTTTTGATTCCCCAGTACAGCACTTGATGGAAGAGAAAACTCCTCTGCCACCCGTTCCTGCAGAAAAgtttgcctgcctgtctcctgggtACTACTCCCCAGACTATGGTATTCCCTCGCCCAAGGTGGACACGCTACACTGTCCACCAACAACTGTGGTCAGTGCCACACCACCTCCAGACAGCGTCTTCTCCAACCTACCACCAAAGTCTTCCCCTTCCCCTAGAGGTGAACTGTTGACCCCAGCCATTGAAGGGGCCCTACCCCCAGATCTAGGCCTACCTCTGGATGCCACAGAGGACCAGCAGGCCACAGCTGCCATCCTTCCCCCAGAGCCCAGCTATCTGGAGCCTCTAGATGAGGGCCCCTTCAACACAGTCATTACTGAGGAACCTGTTGAGTGGACACACACTGCTGCTGAGCAGGCCCTTTCCTCCAACCTTATTGCTAGTGCCTCTGAAAACCCTGTCAGCTGGCCCGTTGGCTCTGAGCTTATGCTAAAGTCTCCACAGAGGTTTGCAGAATCCCCAAAACATTTCTGCCCTGGAGAATCCCTCCATTCTACCACCACAGGACCCTTCAGTGCTGCAGAGCCCACATATCCTGTCTCTCCAGGATCTTACCCTATGCCGGCCCCTGAGCCAGCCCTAGAAGAAGTCAAAGATGGTGGGACAGGAGCAATCTCAGTGGCCATCTCTGCTGCAGAAGGGGCTGCTCCTTATGCTGCTCCTACTAGGCTGGAGTCATTTTTCAGCAACTGCAAGTCACACCCAGATGCACCCCTAGACACAGCCCCTGAACCTACAGGTGTTACTACTGTGGCTCAGGTAGAGGCTCTGGGACCCCTGGAGGGCAGCTTCCTAGACAGCAACCATAGCATATCTACTCTCAGCCAGGTGGAACCAGTATCATGGCATGAAGCCTTTACCAGCCCTGAGGATGACCTCGACCTGGGGCCCTTCTCACTGCCAGAGCTTCCTCTCCAGGCCAAAGATTCTTCAGATGTTGAGGCAGAAGCTGCAGAGGCCAGTCCTGTTACTCCAGTAGAGAGTCCTCCAGGCCCCACGGGGGTTCTTAGTGGAGGGGATGTCCCTGCCCCAGCAGCTGAGgaacctccagccccacctcctcaGGAAGCATCACCTCAGCTCTCCACAGAGCCTGAGCCCTCAGAGGAGCCAAAGCTGGATGTAGTTCTAGAAGCTACAGTGGAAACAGAGGTCCTGGCAGATGACAGTGCCCCTGTAGCCTCAATCTCCAGTTTGGTGCCAGCACCCAGTCCCCCTGAACAGCATCCTTCAGGAGGTGGcgatgaagaaactgaagctgaAGATCCTTCTGCTCCCTGCTGTGCACCTGATGAACCCACCACAGATGGCTTGGCACAGACACATAACAGTGCAGAGGCTACCTGTGTTGTGGCTGTGGCCGAAGGGCCCCCAGGCAACGCTCAGCCAGAGGCTACAGACCCAGAGCCCAAACCTACATCCGAGGTCCCCAAGACCCCCAAGGTGGAAGAAGTTCCTCAGCGTATGACCAGGAACCGTGCCCAGATGCTGgcaagccagagcaagcagggcatcCCTGCAACAGAGAAGGACCCAATGCCTGCCCCAGCCTCTAGAGCCAAGGGCCGTGCCTCTGAGGAGGAAGATGCCCAGGCTCAACATCCCCGCAAGCGGCGCTTCCAACGGTCTAGTCAGCAGCTTCAGCAGCAGCTGAACACATCCACACAGCAGACTCGGGAGGTTATCCAGCAGACGCTGGCAGCCATTGTGGATGCCATAAAACTAGATGCCATTGAGCCCTACCACAGTGACAGGTCCAACCCCTACTTTGAGTACCTTCAAATCAGGAAGAAGATTGAAGAGAAACGAAAAATCCTCTGCTGCATCACTCCGCAGGCACCCCAGTGCTATGCTGAGTATGTTACCTACACGGGGTCCTACCTCTTGGATGGCAAGCCCCTCAGCAAGCTGCACATCCCTGTG ATTGCACCCCCTCCCTCTCTAGCGGAGCCCCTGAAGGAACTGTTCAAGCAGCAGGAGGCTGTGCGGGGTAAGCTGCGCCTGCAGCACAGCATTGAGAGG GAGAAGCTGATTGTGTCCTGTGAGCAAGAAATTCTTCGGGTTCATTGCCGGGCAGCCAGGACCATTGCCAATCAGGCAGTACCATTCAGTGCATGCACAATGCTCCTGGACTCCGAAGTCTACAACATGCCTCTGGAAAGCCAG GGGGATGAAAACAAGTCTGTGCGAGACCGCTTCAATGCCCGCCAGTTCATCTCCTGGCTACAGGATGTAGACGACAAGTATGACCGCATGAAG ACATGTTTGCTGATGCGGCAGCAGCATGAGGCTGCAGCCCTCAATGCTGTGCAAAGGATGGAGTGGCAGCTGAAGGCCCAGGAGCTGGACCCCGCTGGGCACAAGTCTCTGTGTGTAAATGAGGTGCCATCCTTCTATGTGCCCATGGTTGACGTCAACGATGACTTCGTACTATTGCCAGCATGA